The DNA window TCGGCAACTGCTAAATCTGGATGCGGAGTCATCGGAATCTCGCCCCAATTGCCTTTCCCACCCTGGATGATCTTATTGGCCAGCATAGTAATGTTGGCATCAGTGGAGGGGTATTTTTCGGCAACAGCCGTGTATGCAGGCCCAACCAGTCTGTCGCGCTCTTTGTGGCAGCTCGTGCAGTCCGATGAGGTAATGAGCTTGGCACCCTTGGCCACGATGCCGCCAGCATGCTCGGTGCCAATCTTGGTAACGTTGGTGTCAACTTGTGGCTGGTGGGCCACGGCCGAGAGGTTGGTAGCCGAAGCGCTGTCACTTTTCAATTCGTCGGACGACGCGGCCTGCATGCTGGGTTCGTTGGCGCTATTGCTTTTGGACTCCGATCCGCAAGCAGCGAGCACGACACCTACAGCAAAAAACAGAATGGACTTTTTCATATTAGGATGGATTATAGCCCTAGCAGGGTTTTGTTGAAATTGGCATCGGTGCCCGTACCCGCAAAATCGTCGAAGGCTTTGTCAGTGACACGGATGATGTGGTCTTTGATGAACGGAGCGCCTTCGCGCGCACCGTCTTCAGGGTGCTTTATGGCGCACTCCCATTCTAGTACTGCCCAACCAGGGAAGTCGTAGGCGGCGAGCTTGCTGAAGATGGCTTTGAAATCTACTTGTCCATCGCCAAGGGAGCGGAAGCGACCAGCACGGTCGAGCCAGCTCTGGTAACCTCCATACACGCCTTGTCGGCCGCTTGGGTTGAATTCGGCATCCTTGACGTGAAACATCTTGATGCGCTCGTGGTAGAGGTCGATGTACTCTAGGTAGTCAAGGCACTGAAGTATGAAGTGCGAGGGGTCGTAGAGCAGGCACGCACGCGGGTGGTGGTTGACTTTGTCGAGAAACATCTCGTAGGTCACACCGTCGTGCAAGTCTTCGCCGGCGTGCACTTCATAGCACAAATCCACGCCGCACTCGTCGAAAGCATTAAGAATAGGCGTCCAGCGGCGTGCAAGCTCCGTGAAACCCGTGTCCACCAACCCAGCCGGGCGCTGGGGCCAAGGGTATACCATGGGCCAGAGCAGAGCTCCACTAAACGTAGCGTGCGCATTAAGACCTAGATTCTGCGAGGCTTTAGCGGCGTAGTGCAACTGCTGCACGGCCCATTGCTGCCTAGCAGAAGGATTGTTGCGGTAGGTTTCTGGCGCGAAGCCATCAAATAGCTGATCGTAAGCGGGATTCACGGCCACAAGCTGACCTTGCAAGTGCGTGGAAAGCTCGGTGATTTGCAGCCCTGCTGCCTGCACAATGCCAGAGATTTCGTCGGCGTAGGTTTTGCTTTCAGCAGCCTTTTGCAGATCGATGAAGCGCGCGTCGGTGGTAGGTATTTGAACCCCTTTGTAGCCAAGGCTAGCGGCCCAGGCGCAGATTGATTCCAGGCTATTGAAGGGCGGCTCGTCGCCGATGAATTGAGCCAGGAAAATGGCGGGTCCCTGAATGGTTTTCATAGGCAGATTAGACGAGGAAATCAGTCCACTTTTTATCGGATTTACCCGAGGCAATTACACTTTCGATGAAAGCCATACCCCGCACGCCTTCAGCAATACTTGGGTAATCTAAGGCTTCGGGCGAGGCAGGTTCGCCGCTTAATTCGGCTTGCAAAGTAAGAGCAAAATTGCGGTAGAGATTGGCAAACGCTTCGAGGTAGCCTTCTGGGTGCCCGGCCGGTGTGCGACTATTATGCTGCGCAAACGAGCTAACGTAGCCGGTGCCAGTCCGCCGAATTTCGGTTGGCTTATCCAGCCATTTCACTTGCAAGGTGTTAGCATCAGCTTGCTGCCATTCTAGGCCTCCTAGCTCGCCATACACCCGGATGCGGATGTTGTTTTCTTCACCCGCAGCAATCTGCGAAGCCGTAAGTACGGCACTGGCTCCATTAGAAAGCTTCAGCAGCACGGACCCATCATCGTCGAGTTGGCGGCCGGCTACCACAATGTTGATGTCAGCGCAGAGCTGAGTGACTTGCAGACCCGTTACGTACTCCAACAAATTGAAGGCGTGCGTGCCGATGTCGCCCATGGAGCCGGCTATACCGCTGCGGGCAGGGTCGGTGCGCCAAGCGGCTTGCTTGTTGTCGCCACCTTCCTCGAAGTTGCTCAGCCAGCCTTGCGGATACTCTACGTACGCCTTCCGGACCTTGCCAATAGTAGCGTTGGCAACTAATTGACGGGCCTCCTTCACCATGGGGTAGCCGGAGTAGGTATGGGTCAAACAAAGCTTTTTGCTGCTGGTGGCGGCTACTTGCTCGAGCTGTTTCGCCTCGGCAAGTGAGAACGTCATCGGCTTGTCGAGGACGACGTGGAAGCCGTTTTCGAGGGCCATTCGGGCGGGCTCGAAGTGCAGGTGGTTGGGCGTCACGATGGTGATGACCTGGACGCGGTCAGCTTCGGGACGCTGCTTTTCTTGTTCAATCAGTTCCTGGTAAGAGGCATATACTCGGTCGGCAGAAAGGCCTAAGCTTACGCCGGTAGCCCGAGATTTTTCGGCGTCGCTGCTAAAGGCGCCGGCCGTTAATTCATACATGCCGTCGAGGGCGGCGGCTAAACGGTGCACGGCTCCAATAAAGGCGCCTTGCCCGCCGCCTATCATGCCCAATCGTAATTTCATGTGTTGAGTTTGTGGTTGATACTCTTATACCTCGAGGCGGGCATTGGCCTCGGCGTAGCTGATTTCTTCGGCGGGTACGGGGGCGTTTTTATCGCGGAACAGTAGCAGGAATACTACCAATACTCCCGCCGCTATAGCTGCTGGAATCAGCCAAATGGTTTGCCAGTCGTGCAGGGTGTCGCTGGTTTTGTGTGCATCCACAATTTGCCCCGAGAGCAACGAGCCGAGCAGCATGCCCACGCCATAGGTGGCAAGGGTGATAAAACCTTGGGCAGCGCTTTTTGACTGCTCGCCCGCTAGGTTGTCGGTGTAAATCTGGCCCGTTACGAAGAAGAAGTCATAGCAGATGCCGTGCAACACGATGCCTACAACCAGCATCCAATACGAGGATTCGCCGTTGCCATAGGCAAAGAACAAGTAGCGAATCACCCACGCCAACATACCGATGGCCAGCATCTTCTTGACGCCCAAGCGAACGAAGAACACGGGAATTAGCAGCATAAACAACACTTCTGATACTTGCCCCAAGCTTTGAATACCAGCTGCTGATTTCATGCCGGACTCATTGAGAAAGGGATTGGTGAAGCCGTAGTAAAAAGAGAGAGGCACACAGATAGCTACCGAAGCCAGAAAGAAAATCAGATACGAGCGGTTTTTTAACAGCCCAATGGCTTCTAGGCCTAGCATGTCGCCGATGCTGCTTTTGCCTTCTTTCTTGATTGGCGGCGTGGGAGGCAAGGTGAAGCTGAATACACCAAGTATTGCCGAGGCAACAGCGGCCATTTTAAACGTAAGCCCCAAAGAGGTTAGGCCGCTAGCGTCTTTTTGCTCCCAATGCAGCCAACCAATAGTAAGGCCGGCGATAATCCAGCCCAGGGTACCTAGTACCCGGATCATAGCAAATTCCTTCTGCGGGTTCTGCATCTGCCGGAAGGAAATGGAATTCACCAAAGCTAGCGTAGGCATGTACAGAATCATGTAAGTAAGGATGCTGGGGTAGAAACTGCTGAAATCAGCGGCCATTGAAGCCCGCCAGAGCAGGGCCGCTCCAGCCAGGTGCAGTACCCCTAAGATCTTTTGAGCCGAGAAGAACCGGTCGGCAATCAGCCCGATAATGAAAGGCGCGACAATAGCCCCAATCGACTGCGTGAGCACCGCCACTCCGACTTGCGTGCCGGTGGTATGCAGGTTTTGCAGCAAGTACGTGCCCAACGTTACAAACCAGGCGCCCCAGATGAAAAACTCCAGGAACATCATCAGGGACAATTTAAAGCGAATGGTAGGACTCATAAGCTAGGATGGGTTGGGCAGTCAGAATGCAGATGATAGAAATGCAGAATGCTTGGTCAGGCGTCTGCTTGCCAGCATCGGTTACGAAGCACAGCAGTGCTAGTATCCGGTGCTGGCAAGCAGACATTAGATCAGGCGCGAAAGGCGAAGCCTTTCATTAGGTTACTATTGAGCTTAAGTAGTAGCCCAAGCGCGGTCGCCTTTTTTGTATGCCACGTCGCCATCGTAGCGGCCAGGAATGGGCAAGTAGCGCAGCGCTTTGGTGGCACCCACCTCGGAGGTGAAATAGCCTAGCAACGTTAGCTCCTTCATCATCCGGAAATACCGGCTTGGGTCGTCTTTACGCTGGTTAGCGGTGAAGGCCCTCTGCTCTTTGTCGCGCGCCGTCAGGAAGGCAGTCCGCTGGGTGGCATCGCACTCCAGGAACGTCTTGCCGTATTGCTTTTTACAATCGTTGTCGAGCTGAGTGAGGCCACTGAGGAACACCTTTTGATCTTCAGGCGTGTAGCAGTCCCGAACCATTACGGCCATGAAGCTGCCTACTTGCGCGGCTTTTGCTCCAGGCGTTTTGGTGGCCGGCAAAATGGTTTCGCCTACCTCATCGAGCAATTGAATCTGTTTTTGATTGAGTATATCCTTAGGTTTCGCGGCTGCTACAGGCTTTTCAGAACCTGTTTGCGCGTCTTTTTTAGCAGGCGAGCTGCAGCTAGTCAGGAAGTAATCGGCACCTATTACGGTGCTGCCCATAATAAGGGCAACTCGAGCGAGGGCGTCTCTGCGGTTCATATCGGTGGGTGCTTAAACGTTCTGTTTTTTCAATTCGCCCACTGCATGATCCACGGCCCGGGCGGTGAGAGCCATATAGGTCAGGGAAGGATTCTGGCAGGCAGCCGACGTCATGGCGGCGCCGTCAGTTACGTACACGTTCGGTGCGTCCCACACTTGGTTGTGTTGGTTGAGCACCGACGTTTTGGGGTCGCGGCCCATGCGAGCAGTACCCATCTCGTGAATGCCACCACCAAGGTTGTAGCCGCCGTTATAGGTCTTCACGTTTTTGAGCCCAGCCTTCTCCAGCATTTCCTGCGCATCATTCATCATGTCGATGCGCATTTTCTGCTCGTTGTCGCGGATGTGGGCATCGATTGCGAGAACTGGGAGGCCCCATTTGTCTTTCTTAGTTTTGTCGAGGGTGACTTGGTTGTCGTGGTAAGGGAGGGTTTCTCCGAAACCAGTCAGGCCCATGCCCCACTGACCGGGCTCGGTCAAAGCATCTTTGAACTCGCCACCAATATTCATTTCGGGGATTTCGCGTGCCCAACCTTCGCGGCCAGCACTGCCTTGGTAACCAAATCCGCGGATATAGTTGCGCTTATCGCCAAACAGGTTGCGGTAGCGCGGCACATAAATGCCGTTGGCCCGGCGCCCGTACACGTATTTGTCTTCGTAGCCTTCTGCTGTGCCACGAGCCCCAGCCCGGAAGTGGTGGTCCATCAGGTTATGACCTAGCTCTCCGCTGCTGCTACCTAAGCCGCCTGGCCAGATGTCAGTAGCCGAGTTCAACAGCACCCAGGCCGAGTTCAGGGCCGAGGCATTCAGAAAAATGACCTTCGCATAATATTCGTAGGTCTGGTTGGTTTCGGCGTCGAGCACCTCTACGCCTTTGGCCCGCTTGGTGTCTTTGTCGTAGAGGATGCGGGTAACAATTGAAAAAGGGCGCAATGTGAGGTTGCCAGTAGCTACCGCTGCCGGCAGAGCCGCCGATTGAGTGCTGTAGTATGCCCCAAACTGGCAGCCGAGCCAGCACTTGTTCCGATACTGGCAGCTTACACGGTTGTTGTGGTTTTGCGTAATGTTGGCGGTGCGGCCAATCACCATGCGCCGATGCTCGTAGTTCTTCTTGATACGAGCCGCCACGTCCTTCTCCACGACGTTCATTTCCATCGGTGGCATGAACTCGCCATCGGGCAGTTGGGGCAGTCCTTCTTTGGATCCGCTAATGCCCACAAACTTCTCAACCTTGCTATACCACGGTGCTAAATCCTTATAGCGTATAGGCCAATCGACAGCAATACCATCTTTTGCATTGGCTTCGAAGTCGTAATCGCTTAGGCGGTACGACTGCCGGCCCCACATCAAGGAGCGGCCTCCTACGTGGTAGCCCCGGAACCAGTCGAAAGGCTTTATCTCCGTGTAGGGGCTTTCCTTTTCGTTGACCCAATAATCGAGGTTGCTTTCGTTGAGGGTGTAGTCGCGGCCGAGCACCGGGTAATCGGCAATCATCTGCTGCGTTTTGCCGCCCCGGTGCGGAAACTCCCACGGGTTTTTGTTGGCGTTTACGTAGTCTTTGATATGCTCGATGTTGCGCCCCCGCTCCAGCATGATAGTTTTCAAGCCTTTCTCGGTTAGCTCTTTAGCAGCCATGCCGCCAGATATACCAGAGCCTATGACAATGGCATCATATGTATTCTTTTCCATGTTATGGAACAGTAAATAAAGGTGGGAATCGGTAATTAGCAAGAAGAGCTGAGCCCGGTTGGCAAGCAGCAAACCAAGGCCACGAAGCCTCGGCGGTTGGTAATGATAATAAATAATTTATCACCCTTAGATTATATTTTTTCTTGGGTTTACCTGGGGCTATGGCACATACGATAAATAAACCTAGCAACTTATTCTGTTCTGCATGTTTTAGCAGTGAGTACTTACTTGTTGATTTCAGACAGTAGTTCTGTTGCTTCCGTGCTATTTCTCTGGTCCTTAGCGGCCTTAGCTAAGGCTTCATTTACCACAAGCAGTGCCTCTTGCTTATTGCCGATTTTGTGCAGCAACTTAGCCCGCGTGCAAAGATTCAAGTAGCTTGGTTCCGCAGCCAAGGCTTGCTTGATTATAGGATCAGCTTGCGCCAAGATCTTTTTGTCTTCCACAAAAGCCGTGACGTACGCTGTTGCTTCATAAAGTGTGAAGTTGTCCTGCGCCGCATATTGCTTTCCGTAGGCCTGAACCGCATTCGTATAAGCCAACCAATCCCGCTGCTGCTTCCCAAGCAAGTACTGAATGTAAGCCAACTCTTTCCACTGAGGAGCGTCTGTTACCTTAGTGCGAGCAATAGCTTGCTGTAGTGACTTAAGAGCCGATAGATCATTTCGCTCACCTATTTCCCCTGCTGCCCTGCCAACGATGTATCGAATTTTCTTGCTCACCTCAGCCTTGCCAAACTTGGGCACAAACGATGATGCGTGAGTTAGAAAGTACTGCGTTGCCGGGGCGTTGAAGCTGGTGTAGGTGCCGAAAATATATTCCTGATTTTTGTCCGAAGTTAGGGTTTCAGGCTTTAAAGTCTGGAAATAGGCCCCGTTCACTTCCTCGAACAACGTATTTTTATCTGTTAAGGCAGGCGCGGTACCAAAGGTGTACAAGAAGTCGGGGCTTCGGTCTCCTTTATCATAGCGCTCCTTAAGCGTGAAAAAGGCCTTTCTCGGGTCGAAAGCATCTTTGCCATCCTGAACAAAGGCAGCCGGCGACTTAAAGCCATTGCTCATGTGCAGCAATTTTCCGTCGGCATCAAAGTACAGATATGAAGGCAATCTCTTGATGTCGTACCGCTTAGCTAGTATAGTTCCCTCCCCTTCATCCACGTTTATTTTGTGGCTTAGAAAGGTGGAAGAGTAATAGCTGCTTACCACTGGCACAGGGAAAACTTCGGTTTCCATGGGCACGCAGTAATGACAACTCGGCGAGCCAGCATACAAGAAAATACTGCGGTGCTCTTTCTTCGCTTGGGCTAATACATCAGCCCAGTTACCACTCACGAAGGCAATCGACCCGTTTTGGGCCTCTGCCAGGACAGTGCTTAATAAAAAAAGGATTCCGAGCCAGTAGCGCATAAGCAAAAGAGAACTGTGCTAAGTAGAGTTAATTGTGCGTTGGTTGACGCTCGACTAACATGACGCTTACCTATTAATTAAAAGCAAAATGGAGGTTGTCAACGCATGTCACTGCTCTACCTCACAAGATGGATGCCTAATATACCAATTCTATATAACATAGAATGGAAATCATTGAGCTTAACTATCATTCATTGAGTGTCTTACCTTGTAATAGTCTAAATAGTCAAGGCGCTATCATTCATGTTATGCAGTCCTAATCGTAGGGGCAACTAACATTAAAAAGGTAGCTAGCGAGTTACTGAATATGTTTTCTGCTGCGTACCAACGCCGGTAATCTTCACCGACTGCCAACCCTTAGGCAAACTGGTTTTGACTTGCCGGATACCGTTGGGTGTAATATCGAGCCCGCCGAAACCCATCAACACGGCTTGCAGTACCCCGCCTGCACCAGTCGCGAAATAAGGATTGGTGCCGCCTTTGGTTTCGGCAATCACCCGGAAGGGTGGCAGCAGGTTGGGTTGATAAGAGTCTTGGAAAAAGTGCCGGGCTTTGTCGCCGTCGCCGAGGCGAGCGTAGAGTAAGGCAAAAATGGCCTGCGTCATGGCGGGGGTGCCTTCGTTGGGGACGCGGGTCTCGTAATAAGTTAGATCTTTTTTGATTTGCGCTGAAGCAGTCACTACGTTCAGCGGGTAAGCCAACAGATTCACGTCTCCTTGCTTAATGCCTTCACCCTTATAGGTAGCGTGTTCCTGAGTTACGCCATCGGGGAAGTGCAGCAGGGGGATGTTCTGAGCCACGTGTTGCCAGTCAGGATTGGCAGGCAAGCCCAAAAGCTTAGCGGCAGCTGTAGCGTTTCGCAGGTTTACTTGAGCAGCCGCGTTGGTGAAGGCATTGTTGTCTACATTCTCGGCCCACTCGTCGGCAGCCACTACATTTTTGATGTCGTAGTGACCGGGACCATTGCGTTCTACCCGGCTCGCCCAAAAATCGGCGGTAGCTGACAGGATGGGCCAGCCTTTCTCCCGCAACCAAGCTTTGTCTTGCGTGACGCAGTAATATTGCCAAGCCGCTAGGGCCACGTCGGCCGTAATGTGGTGCTCAAAGGGGCCGCTCAAGGCCCATACCGGTGTTTCCTCCACGCCCGAATCGGCACTTTCCCAAGGATACATAGCACCTTGGTAGCCGTGGGCAAAAGCATTGTTGCGTGCTGGTGCCAGTCGCCGGAAGCGGTATTCAATTAGTGACTTCGCAATTTCAGGATGCATCACGAGCAGCGCCGGATACATCCACAAGTCGGAATCCCAGAACACGTGCCCGTTGTAGCCCAACCCTGATAAACCCATAGGGGAGGGGGAATAGTCGGTGCCGGCGCAGGAGAAGCTATAGAGGTGATATAGCATGCTGTGTACGTCTTGCTGGGCCTGCGCATCGCCGGTTATTTGTATGTCGCTTTTCCAAAGTTCGTCCCAAGCCTTGGCGTGGAAAGCCAACAGGCGCTGCTTGCCTTCGAGCCGGGCGAAAATGGTTAGGCGCTCGGCTTCATTGAGCGGATCGGCGTGGTGCGCCGAGGTGATGGACGAACCTGCCACCGCGTAGGTGTAACTCTGTCCGGCCTTCAGCGCCTTGCCGAACTTCATTAGGTGCATGTTGCTGTCCCACATTTCGTGAATCACCCGTGGTTCCTGACCGTGCGGCTCGTCGAACAGGAAACTGGTGGAGGCGCATAGTTGCAGCTTGCCGGTTGCGCTCCGGCCCGAGGATGTGAGCAAGCTGAGCGTGGCGTGCGGCCGGTCGATTTCGTTGTAATAGTTCTGTACGTCACGTAGCGCGTCTGGAGCGTCCATTACGCTAGCAGCCGTGAGGCTTACGTCTTTTTTTGCCGTCACCGATACTTCCATCAGCCCAGTGAATGGCAGGTGACGCAACGCATAGTGCGTGTAGGTGATAGTGGCCTTGTCGGCATAGTCGAACGTGGTTGTCAGGGAGGCATGGCGCATGTCCAGCTGTTGCCGGAAGTTGGTAACGTCTTTGCCAGAGAGACGCCTGCCATCCACCTCCAGGTACATGTGCAGTAGGTTGAAACTGTTGAGAAAGTTACTGACCCGCCCCCGCCCGTATTGGTCATAAGCTCCGGCCAGCACCACTGCTTTCACTTGAAACGGCTCCGGCGACGAGACGATACCCAACATACCGTTGGCAACCGTTACGCCGTAATAAGCCGCTGGGTCAACCTTGTCGGCCGTGATACGCCAGGCGTCGGGTGCCTGAGCGGCAGCCGGTTTTGCAGCCGTTAGTAGCAACGCCAAGATGCAGAGGTAAGAGCTTAATCGGGAAAATTTGGTAATTGGCATGGAACGATGAAAGGGTTGATTGTGCCAGCATGGCGGAGGGGCTAGGCGTAAGTTCTTCGCCAGAATAGCTCATTGCAGACTGGGTCGCAGGTAAGCTACTTGCCTTGTTTTCACGGGAGTCACTGAGGTGCTAGGTCATTACACAAACAAGCCGTTGATTGAGTGCTAAAGAGCGGCCAACCAACGGCTTGCTTACTTGCCTACTGAATGTATCTTGGGGTTAGTAGCCCGGATTCTGGGTGATGTTGGAATTGATATCCACTTGCTGCTGCGGCACGGGATAAACTAGGTACTTCGGATTGCTCTCGGGCTTGTCTTTCCGGGCTCGCAAGAAGGTACCGAACCGGATCATATCTTGCCGCCGCCACGACTCACTATAAAGCTCACGGCCTCG is part of the Hymenobacter volaticus genome and encodes:
- a CDS encoding c-type cytochrome, which gives rise to MKKSILFFAVGVVLAACGSESKSNSANEPSMQAASSDELKSDSASATNLSAVAHQPQVDTNVTKIGTEHAGGIVAKGAKLITSSDCTSCHKERDRLVGPAYTAVAEKYPSTDANITMLANKIIQGGKGNWGEIPMTPHPDLAVADAKEMAKYILSLK
- a CDS encoding sugar phosphate isomerase/epimerase family protein, whose translation is MKTIQGPAIFLAQFIGDEPPFNSLESICAWAASLGYKGVQIPTTDARFIDLQKAAESKTYADEISGIVQAAGLQITELSTHLQGQLVAVNPAYDQLFDGFAPETYRNNPSARQQWAVQQLHYAAKASQNLGLNAHATFSGALLWPMVYPWPQRPAGLVDTGFTELARRWTPILNAFDECGVDLCYEVHAGEDLHDGVTYEMFLDKVNHHPRACLLYDPSHFILQCLDYLEYIDLYHERIKMFHVKDAEFNPSGRQGVYGGYQSWLDRAGRFRSLGDGQVDFKAIFSKLAAYDFPGWAVLEWECAIKHPEDGAREGAPFIKDHIIRVTDKAFDDFAGTGTDANFNKTLLGL
- a CDS encoding Gfo/Idh/MocA family protein encodes the protein MKLRLGMIGGGQGAFIGAVHRLAAALDGMYELTAGAFSSDAEKSRATGVSLGLSADRVYASYQELIEQEKQRPEADRVQVITIVTPNHLHFEPARMALENGFHVVLDKPMTFSLAEAKQLEQVAATSSKKLCLTHTYSGYPMVKEARQLVANATIGKVRKAYVEYPQGWLSNFEEGGDNKQAAWRTDPARSGIAGSMGDIGTHAFNLLEYVTGLQVTQLCADINIVVAGRQLDDDGSVLLKLSNGASAVLTASQIAAGEENNIRIRVYGELGGLEWQQADANTLQVKWLDKPTEIRRTGTGYVSSFAQHNSRTPAGHPEGYLEAFANLYRNFALTLQAELSGEPASPEALDYPSIAEGVRGMAFIESVIASGKSDKKWTDFLV
- a CDS encoding nucleoside permease; translated protein: MSPTIRFKLSLMMFLEFFIWGAWFVTLGTYLLQNLHTTGTQVGVAVLTQSIGAIVAPFIIGLIADRFFSAQKILGVLHLAGAALLWRASMAADFSSFYPSILTYMILYMPTLALVNSISFRQMQNPQKEFAMIRVLGTLGWIIAGLTIGWLHWEQKDASGLTSLGLTFKMAAVASAILGVFSFTLPPTPPIKKEGKSSIGDMLGLEAIGLLKNRSYLIFFLASVAICVPLSFYYGFTNPFLNESGMKSAAGIQSLGQVSEVLFMLLIPVFFVRLGVKKMLAIGMLAWVIRYLFFAYGNGESSYWMLVVGIVLHGICYDFFFVTGQIYTDNLAGEQSKSAAQGFITLATYGVGMLLGSLLSGQIVDAHKTSDTLHDWQTIWLIPAAIAAGVLVVFLLLFRDKNAPVPAEEISYAEANARLEV
- a CDS encoding gluconate 2-dehydrogenase subunit 3 family protein, whose protein sequence is MNRRDALARVALIMGSTVIGADYFLTSCSSPAKKDAQTGSEKPVAAAKPKDILNQKQIQLLDEVGETILPATKTPGAKAAQVGSFMAVMVRDCYTPEDQKVFLSGLTQLDNDCKKQYGKTFLECDATQRTAFLTARDKEQRAFTANQRKDDPSRYFRMMKELTLLGYFTSEVGATKALRYLPIPGRYDGDVAYKKGDRAWATT
- a CDS encoding GMC oxidoreductase; amino-acid sequence: MEKNTYDAIVIGSGISGGMAAKELTEKGLKTIMLERGRNIEHIKDYVNANKNPWEFPHRGGKTQQMIADYPVLGRDYTLNESNLDYWVNEKESPYTEIKPFDWFRGYHVGGRSLMWGRQSYRLSDYDFEANAKDGIAVDWPIRYKDLAPWYSKVEKFVGISGSKEGLPQLPDGEFMPPMEMNVVEKDVAARIKKNYEHRRMVIGRTANITQNHNNRVSCQYRNKCWLGCQFGAYYSTQSAALPAAVATGNLTLRPFSIVTRILYDKDTKRAKGVEVLDAETNQTYEYYAKVIFLNASALNSAWVLLNSATDIWPGGLGSSSGELGHNLMDHHFRAGARGTAEGYEDKYVYGRRANGIYVPRYRNLFGDKRNYIRGFGYQGSAGREGWAREIPEMNIGGEFKDALTEPGQWGMGLTGFGETLPYHDNQVTLDKTKKDKWGLPVLAIDAHIRDNEQKMRIDMMNDAQEMLEKAGLKNVKTYNGGYNLGGGIHEMGTARMGRDPKTSVLNQHNQVWDAPNVYVTDGAAMTSAACQNPSLTYMALTARAVDHAVGELKKQNV
- a CDS encoding thioredoxin family protein, encoding MRYWLGILFLLSTVLAEAQNGSIAFVSGNWADVLAQAKKEHRSIFLYAGSPSCHYCVPMETEVFPVPVVSSYYSSTFLSHKINVDEGEGTILAKRYDIKRLPSYLYFDADGKLLHMSNGFKSPAAFVQDGKDAFDPRKAFFTLKERYDKGDRSPDFLYTFGTAPALTDKNTLFEEVNGAYFQTLKPETLTSDKNQEYIFGTYTSFNAPATQYFLTHASSFVPKFGKAEVSKKIRYIVGRAAGEIGERNDLSALKSLQQAIARTKVTDAPQWKELAYIQYLLGKQQRDWLAYTNAVQAYGKQYAAQDNFTLYEATAYVTAFVEDKKILAQADPIIKQALAAEPSYLNLCTRAKLLHKIGNKQEALLVVNEALAKAAKDQRNSTEATELLSEINK
- a CDS encoding glycoside hydrolase family 65 protein yields the protein MPITKFSRLSSYLCILALLLTAAKPAAAQAPDAWRITADKVDPAAYYGVTVANGMLGIVSSPEPFQVKAVVLAGAYDQYGRGRVSNFLNSFNLLHMYLEVDGRRLSGKDVTNFRQQLDMRHASLTTTFDYADKATITYTHYALRHLPFTGLMEVSVTAKKDVSLTAASVMDAPDALRDVQNYYNEIDRPHATLSLLTSSGRSATGKLQLCASTSFLFDEPHGQEPRVIHEMWDSNMHLMKFGKALKAGQSYTYAVAGSSITSAHHADPLNEAERLTIFARLEGKQRLLAFHAKAWDELWKSDIQITGDAQAQQDVHSMLYHLYSFSCAGTDYSPSPMGLSGLGYNGHVFWDSDLWMYPALLVMHPEIAKSLIEYRFRRLAPARNNAFAHGYQGAMYPWESADSGVEETPVWALSGPFEHHITADVALAAWQYYCVTQDKAWLREKGWPILSATADFWASRVERNGPGHYDIKNVVAADEWAENVDNNAFTNAAAQVNLRNATAAAKLLGLPANPDWQHVAQNIPLLHFPDGVTQEHATYKGEGIKQGDVNLLAYPLNVVTASAQIKKDLTYYETRVPNEGTPAMTQAIFALLYARLGDGDKARHFFQDSYQPNLLPPFRVIAETKGGTNPYFATGAGGVLQAVLMGFGGLDITPNGIRQVKTSLPKGWQSVKITGVGTQQKTYSVTR